The Hippoglossus stenolepis isolate QCI-W04-F060 chromosome 1, HSTE1.2, whole genome shotgun sequence DNA segment GAGATACCCAGCCAACGTTTTCTCAACATATAAGTAGGGTTGGGTTTTGAAATTCCTACACAGCCGGTACCTACTGGGTGGTGGACCGAATCATAAAGCAGATTTCCATGCCTCTTTGTGGTGCCTGAGCTACGTACTGAAATAGTTGCCCTGCTTAAAGACATAAACATCACAGCACACgcatggctctggcagcacgtAGCCTACTAAATGTAGACAGGTTAGCTTTATTTAGAATGTGATTATGTTATGATCATTTGTTAAGAGTTTTGCACTTATTTATTGAGTTAGCTATACTTTAAAGAACAGTTAATATATTAAATTTCAAATTCGAATTAGCCCTAGCATAGCCACTGTTATTGTCAACTgttgtttgtgcttttaaaatgaaaatacatctgACACTGTTAAGACACCTGAACCTTTCAAAAGAAACAATTTTGTACCAGtataagaaaaaaatccatcctgaattaaagtgaaacatgaatACTTCCATTAGTGCAGAGCATAATTTCCACATAGCTTATAAAagcattatactgtatatatattgcTGCCACCatgttcctctgtttttctgtgctgTGGGATGTTAAAACAATGTAATGCTGTGTGGTACCATACTACCAGCCTCCCGAGAGAAGGCCATCATCACCCGTGGACTGgagtccttctcctccttctcctgcatcATCTTCAGGCCCAGCAGAAGCAGCGACCGTGACTGGCTAAGCATTGAGTCCAAGAATGGGTGAGAAATTGATATAAATGAAGAGTTTGACTTGAAAGCTGTTGTCAAACTTCATTGATCTTCAACTTATGTCTCATCCTGTCCAGCTGCTACTCCTTTGTTGGACGTACTGGTGGTAAGCAGGTGGTGTCTCTGGCCCGTAGCGGATGCCTTTACCATGGAACGGTCCAGCATGAGCTGCTCCATGCTCTGGGATTCAACCATGAACAAACCCGCTCTGACAGGGACAACCACATCAAAGTCCTGCTGCACAATGTTCAGTCTGGTAATGGAGTTATTCATTTTCCCCAATGGTGAGATAGAGAGGGAACTAAGTAAACTGCAGACTGATAAGATCAAATAAACTCAGATATAATGTACActtcatgaataaataactgGTAAGCAACACCGATGACAGACAATGCTGCCAAGTATACACTGTTGTATTGTACAATCCagtcaaagaaacacacattttgagATCAAAGATCAAAGAATCCTAATCATACATGAAACTGATGCTCATTGTTTAACTTCAGGTTTCTAACAAAGATAATCTTcaacctttttcatttttaggaATGGAGCACAACTTCAGGAAGATTGCCACCCTCAACCAGGGCACTCCCTACGATTACAACTCAGTCATGCAGTACCACAGGTGAGAACAACTGGCTGAACATCAGCCCTGTCATGTTTTatcatacagtgtgtgtgtgtgtgtgtgtgtgtgcagcacatgCTGTTTAACTACCTAACTGCTGCTGTCTTGTTGTAGGACTGCCTTCTCTAAGAACAACCAGCCCACCATGGTCCCAATCCCTAACTCCAATGTGTCCTTTGGCAACGCCAGGGAGATGAGCCGCAATGACATTGCCAGGCTCAACACGCTCTACAAGTGCTGTGAGTGTCCACATGTGTATTGCCAGTCTCCAGTTTGTGTTGAATACTCTTCAACATGTTGCACACTCTTACTTATAAAAGTGCTAAGTAGAACCATAAAGGGTTCTTTGACTTGTCCACAGGAGAACCCATTTTTGTTCCTGGTAGAATATTTTGAGAAAGGTGCAATCTAGAACCCTTTCAAAGGTTTCTACCAAGAACACATTGTAAAAGGTTATACCTAGAACCGTCTATGAAAGGTTCAACCCAGAACCGCCTATGTGAGGTTCTACAGATAACCTTTCTATGGTGTCATGGCTCCACTAAGAACCCTCGCTTGAGGttcctttttaaatcaagaaTTTCAAGTGGAACCCAAACATGGGGTTCTATGATGCCCCTTTTTATTCAGAAGGTTTAATCTGGAATCCACCCAGGGGATTTATCAAGAACCATTTTGTATTCATTGTATATTCTATGGATTTAATCTGTAATCCACCCCAGTGGCTCAGaaagatatgtttttttaaggGTTTTACATCTAACCCTCTTTTCAGAGGTATCGAAAAGGTTGGCATATTCTACAGATTAGGCCAAAATTGACTGAATCCCATATATTTATGTTCATTCATCACTTAAACCTTTTTACAATAACCAATGTTTTGATTAAGAAAATATGTCTAAGTCTTTGAACACTGGTTATTAAGAAGGGGAGACTCTGATAAACTGATAaccacatttatttacttaataATCGATGGTGTTGGATCATGAATTGAGATCATTCCACTTTAACACTaatgtcctggctgtgcgtCTCAGATATGCACTAgactccgcagatcctccgtattttctccggaggaagtgcatgtgagaacacaaatgtcggAGTGAGATGCTCCACATGTTTCTACAGCCTTTCTCCAcctgacctcctagtataaagtccatagaaatccaggagaagttgatgtgagaacacagcagggaatccccgctggattcaccgcaagcgagtgatgtcaagagagtttgtggtgataagagctaaCAACGGTGTCGGAGTGCTTTAAATATATCACGTGATCTATGCAGCGGAATTAAAACGTCACTTGCTGCctctgcttttttgttttacaggaaGCCTGCCCAGATGTTCTGTAGACCTGTAGACACCAGAACAACATTCAATCATCACCTAATAAATGTATTATGACTGAATCACGGCAGACTGGTTTCATTCTTTCATAGCAtcctttttgtttgctttaactAAATGAGGCACATTCATTCAATCATCTATTCTTTCATAACATCAACTGGATGCTTTTCTAGCATGATCTCACATGAAATGTTGACATTATCATATCTCAAGTTGATAGATGAAATTCAGAGGAACATATTAGAATTTGTTCCTATAAAACACAAAGGGggttgtaaaatgaaaacaagacttCTTCTCACAGGAATTAAGGTTGTCCAAATAAAACGGCCACATCGGCTTATCTTTATCATTTCCCCATTTCTTTTAGATGGTGGGACATTCTGCTCCTACTTGTCTTGTCTTAGGCCATGATGCTTGGCCACAATGACACATAACAGCTACCTGTGAATCCTTTACCCTGACTTTACCCTGACATAGACCAGAATATGTTTTTGTTACATGTGATTGGCTTTTGTGATTCCCTGTACTTGATTTACATAATAACCAAGACATTTTTTTAGCTTAAAGAAATTTCCACTCTATAAAATGATATCTCAGCGAAGGGTTTATAAAATGGTTTTCAAACACATATCCTCTACTTCTCTTTCAGAGggtgctgcttttaaaaaacctttCTCATGGTTCCAATGTTGCAATTCACAATGTGGTAGAATGCACAACAATTAATTCAGGATTCACATTCAGTTCAAATGAATTTTAAGATTATATAGATTACACATCTAATCAACACATTACattaatccatccattatctataccgcttatcctttaagggtgGCTGGAGCAAATCCTGGTTGACATCAGGCAAGAGGCTTGCCAGTGTATTGCGGggctgacatacagagacatacacactcacatccaCATGTAAGGGCAacttagagtctccaattaacccaaTCCGCATGTTTTTTGACTGCCagagtaaatgtaaatgatctgtatttatttgtgcttttatagtcttgatgaccactcaaagggctttacagtacaggttttGTCATTTacctattcacacacatattcatatagTGCATACAGCCCAAGGacatgtattgtattgtattgacaTGTACAAGTGTTTCTGTAGTATTGAGACTGGCCCTTGGCAGGAATTATCAAACTATCTTTACACTTCCACAAAGTCTGTGCTGGTAGTCATAGATAGCACAGATGTTGTATGTTTCCCTgactaatcttttttttcttgctgccTTCAGTATAGTTGTATTAACGACAATAAACCATGTAGTAACAATCATGTATTAATGTATTCATGTCATTCATGTAGCCAGTTTCTAAATGTACACCACAAGTTGTTctccaaaaaaaaagatattattATCTCTCAAATTATAAATTGGCTTTATGGGACCCCTACAGATAAGGATTTGAATAACTTGATGAAGTGCATTAATACACACATTGTTCCATATTAATCAGTGCATTGAGACAGTCATatgattttttgttgttgttgttggctatttttttcaccattcattattttaaccatcatcatcatcatgaggTTGCATGCTGTGGGAAGTGCAGAGGTTGATTAGGTTTTTCAGACATAGGCGTGATCTGGATGCAAAGCTGCTGAACCTCCTTGGAGACTTTGAATGTCCGGTAAATGTCTCTGGACTGCTGATGAAGACGAGGGGTGTGTTTGCAGCTTAATGGTCCATTCACTCTTTCATATTGTGCACTAAGACTTTTTCAGGACACCACTTCACCAGCCACTGCATCTCCTCAATGCAGGCTTTTTAATATGGTAGAATGTCGGACTCAATGTGTCGAACACAGGTGGGGAAAACAGGAGTAGCAAAATATTTATTAACACAAAGCAGGATGAATGGacaaaactgaatgaatgtggtTTTATGTCATAGTCCCTGGTTTCTATGATGCCCCTGCTCTAATGGCTGGCTGATTGGGGCTGAATAAGCAGAGGCAGGGTGAATGGCGGCTGATGGATAAAGCAAGAATCTTGAAAAAATACTGTTTTGGAAATAAATCaggcaggtaaaaaaaacaaggcagaGATCCACAGATACAATAACTGGTCTTCAGGTTGGTTGAATCATTTCACCACTATGTTCTGATTTAGAGGTAGTACTGTCACTTTCACGTTATTTAACCTTTATGTTATCATTGTGAGTGTTTATTTTAAGTTCTGCCAGTGAGTGAGTTCTGCCTGTAAACGCTAGATGGCAGTACCGTTATAATCAGACGCAACATAGGCGCTGTGGGCTCCTCGGCCGCAAGAAGAACGAGAAGAGTTTCCTGTCTCCCCTGGCTCTCCAAAGATGGCGGACACGTGTGGCCAAGTATTGCTGGGATCAGGGCTCACCGTCCTCTCCCAGCCTCTGATGTACATCAAAGTCCTGATCCAGGTACGAGGGGAAATATTCGTGCTAACGTGCAAACGTTCCAGGAGCTACTTTAATAACTGTTTGCTCGCCATTGTAAATCCCATATAACTCAACTAGCCAGTAAGCTAGCAAGAGGAGAGTATCAAACTCCATCGAAAATACCGCAGTTTAATGTTGGCTCGCTTATCGTTAAAAGCACGTACAATGCAGAGCATCACCATCACAGACTGTTTAATTCAGCATCTTTGTGAAAAGCAGCAGTACAAGTTCTGATACAAATTCTAACTACATTATCGCTGCGGCTATTGTCCCAATGACCTTCTGTTTCCAAAACACTCTGTAGTGGGCGGAAGCGACGCGGCTGAACCCATTCTTGAAGTTCACACCGAAATGCAGTGCTGCGTCTTTTAATGTGTGTATGCACAATGTTGAGCAGCAATCAATCGCCCCGTGACATATTCACGGAAACGGTTTCATTGTGTCTAGCGAGTCAAAGCGTAATAGTTGCTAGAGATGAGAGCTAGTTAGCCGACAGTTTAGCAGCTCCGTCTTGCTGTCTGACCTCACAGCCTCAGTGTGGCTGCTGCCGCTTTTGAAGACATTATGATGTGATTTGTACTGTCCACTCACAGTGGGTCACAGTGAAAGGTCCGGGATCAGTTCATTTCCCTTCGCTAGCTTTTATTTGTATGAACAGTTGTCTTATTAGTCTGCGGTTTGCCTTCTGTCTCTATGCATCTTAGCCGTTAATCCTACATAgcgatacattttttttaatctctctttAAGAGCCTTGTATTTGGGGACCTGCAGGCCTCTCTCACCTTTGGCCCACTAAACTAGCTAACAGTAGCATCTTAAAGCAAACGTATGGAATGAACTTACAAAGTGAACTAAACAGAGAGGGGGAAGTGGAGAGTCACAGTGTGCGGAGATGTGATGAAGGTTCATTCAAAGAGCAGCTACACTGATCTCTTACTGTACATGTCTTTCACTTGTTCCTATGGTTTGTGTTGGTAGGTAGGACATGAGCCGCTCCCTCCCACCATGGGCAGGAACTTGTTTGGCAGACAAGTTTACCAGCTCCCTGGACTGTTTGCTTATGGTGAGTCTGACTCTCGAGGCCTTTCCACAATTGGAAtcagtatttgtatttcttaCAATTCTTCTAAGAAGGCAGTAGTAGATCTGTTTAATGTCCCtccattgttattttattgGAATGTAATCTTGTGCTACTATAGCCTTTACTTTAAATGTACCAATTTGGTTATGAAAATGTTAGAGATGTGAACTAGTTGGATTTTAATTACACTTTAATTGATAGTCTCTGTGGGATTAATATAATTTGACCATAAGGCTAACTTGTGAAATTCCTATCATATTTATGAAATGTGCTGCATATCAGAACTAGTTGGGTTGGTTTGTGCAGAAATGAGAACCTTCAGACATTCTTCCCCATGTAAGAATTTTTTTCGTTGGAATGTAACTGGATGTCAGTAGGAATATGAAGCTCCTATAAGTAAATATTTGTACAGTAATGACAAAAGGTCATGGAAGTCTCTTGAGTTGTAATTTCCCTAAATGGTGCCGCGTGGAGTTTTctctaaaaaaaatatttgtgtaaatTCTGTGTTTCACCCTGAATTGTCCGGAGATACGTGCAGTTTGCCggttgtcttgtttttaaactATGTCTTGTTTGGGTGGAAAAGCTAAGTGGTTTATTTTAACCAACGTTATTTTAACCaacaatgaataaattattaatttgtaaTGACAAGAAATGCTTATACCtgcagttcagttcagttagAGTCTCACACAAAGTGATTTTAAACAAAGTTAAATGTAAATCATATGATAAcatgaatagaatagaaaggAAACACTCAATATAAGTTTTGTAGTTATTGTGTATTTACAACCCCAACTCAGAAAAAGTTGGGACGGTatggaaaatgcaaaaaaaagagacagcAGTTATTTCA contains these protein-coding regions:
- the LOC118105679 gene encoding hatching enzyme 1.2-like, coding for MSVFKVSALTLLFFSACCWASNEAEEITEVDSGELSVSELLERANSNLIRSNNDPMLIGGDIAIGSEAEKNADPCTSRGCMWGKWSDGKVYIPYYITNHFSSREKAIITRGLESFSSFSCIIFRPSRSSDRDWLSIESKNGCYSFVGRTGGKQVVSLARSGCLYHGTVQHELLHALGFNHEQTRSDRDNHIKVLLHNVQSGMEHNFRKIATLNQGTPYDYNSVMQYHRTAFSKNNQPTMVPIPNSNVSFGNAREMSRNDIARLNTLYKC